One segment of Meiothermus sp. CFH 77666 DNA contains the following:
- a CDS encoding ROK family transcriptional regulator, whose product MARSVPLDQQTIKRQNRRLILEALRRNGPLSRAELARVVGLTKSTVSSLIQELLDEQVLFEGTLQTSGLGRPGTSLEFHSEGAMALGVELAVENTALILLDLNSQTQGQWEWVESPSTSLPERLHKLAAQVQVHVPNFERLLGIGLAVPGVIKQDRTLVYAPNSGPGWRNERPAETLEALLGLPVILDNDANASAFGETFWGENHSPLLYIMLSTGLGTGLVVDGQVYRGRTGAAGELGHWLIGPKRHPSSTSVVEGELSLRSAVNHYQAQSGRSEGFQGILERADEGDPFALQTLERLAQRLGHFIANVAVAFDPAVVVLGGPGAEAWAWLEAPLRSTLKELAFIPEHAELPVRPSAFGHLAPAMGAAALVLQRFLANGGTRDWSPPISTLGTRQTIGAPTLWRK is encoded by the coding sequence GTGGCTCGCTCTGTCCCCCTGGATCAGCAAACCATCAAACGGCAAAATCGCCGTTTGATTCTGGAGGCTTTACGGCGGAACGGGCCGCTGAGCCGGGCCGAGCTGGCCCGGGTGGTAGGCCTGACCAAGAGCACGGTCTCCTCGCTCATTCAGGAACTGCTGGATGAACAGGTGCTATTTGAAGGGACGCTCCAGACCAGCGGTTTGGGGCGGCCTGGAACGTCGCTGGAATTCCACTCTGAAGGCGCAATGGCCCTGGGAGTCGAACTAGCTGTGGAGAACACCGCGCTCATTCTGCTCGACCTGAACAGCCAAACCCAGGGGCAGTGGGAGTGGGTAGAAAGCCCCAGCACTTCCCTACCCGAGCGCCTGCACAAGCTGGCAGCACAGGTTCAGGTGCACGTACCAAACTTTGAACGGCTGCTGGGGATTGGGCTGGCGGTACCGGGGGTCATCAAGCAAGACCGAACCCTGGTCTATGCCCCCAACTCGGGGCCGGGCTGGCGCAACGAGCGCCCGGCCGAGACCCTCGAGGCTCTCCTGGGGCTACCGGTCATCCTCGACAACGATGCCAACGCTTCGGCCTTTGGCGAAACCTTCTGGGGCGAGAACCACAGCCCTTTGCTCTACATCATGCTCTCCACCGGGCTGGGCACGGGGTTGGTGGTGGATGGGCAGGTCTACCGGGGACGTACCGGCGCGGCGGGAGAGTTGGGCCACTGGCTGATTGGGCCAAAGCGCCACCCCAGCAGTACCTCGGTGGTCGAGGGTGAGCTGTCCCTCCGATCCGCCGTGAACCACTACCAGGCCCAGAGCGGGCGTAGCGAGGGCTTCCAGGGCATCCTCGAGCGGGCCGATGAAGGCGACCCATTTGCCCTGCAAACCCTCGAGCGCCTGGCCCAACGGTTGGGTCACTTTATTGCCAACGTGGCGGTTGCCTTCGACCCCGCCGTAGTGGTGCTGGGAGGGCCCGGCGCTGAAGCCTGGGCTTGGCTCGAAGCGCCCCTACGGAGTACGCTTAAGGAACTAGCGTTCATCCCCGAACACGCCGAGCTGCCCGTGCGGCCCAGCGCGTTCGGACATCTAGCCCCGGCTATGGGCGCTGCAGCGCTGGTGTTGCAGCGCTTTCTAGCGAATGGTGGAACCAGGGACTGGAGCCCGCCAATCTCCACCCTGGGGACTCGGCAAACCATTGGCGCACCAACCTTGTGGAGGAAATAA
- a CDS encoding ABC transporter substrate-binding protein, with product MRKFFLALVAAALGSLALAQSGKLEIFSWWAGDEGPALQALIDLYKKRYPNVEVINATVTGGSGVNARAVLKTRMLGGDPPDSFQVHAGQELIGTWVVADRMEDLTPLFQQEGWMNRFPKGLIDLLSYKGKIYSVPVNIHRSNVMWYVPAKLREWGVQPPKTWAEFLTVCQTLKSKGLEAPLALGENWTQQHLWESVALGVLGANDYTNLWNGKLRFNDPKVVAVWNTFGRVLDCANKDASGLSWQQAVDRVLEGQAAFNIMGDWAAGYMTTTKGLKPGEGFGWAPAPGTAGVFMMLSDSFGLPKGVKNRTNVLNWLRLVGSKEGQDAFNPLKGSIAARTDSDPSKYNAYLQSAMRDWRNNRIVGSLVHGAVAPESFMSQFGTVMEIYLSGRNAQAASNAAQAIATQVRLGQ from the coding sequence ATGCGCAAATTCTTCTTAGCCCTGGTCGCAGCAGCCCTTGGCTCGCTGGCCCTGGCCCAGTCGGGGAAGCTGGAAATCTTCTCCTGGTGGGCCGGCGATGAAGGCCCCGCCCTGCAAGCCCTGATTGACCTGTACAAGAAGCGCTACCCCAACGTGGAAGTCATCAACGCGACCGTGACCGGCGGCTCCGGCGTGAATGCCCGGGCCGTCCTCAAGACCCGCATGCTGGGCGGCGACCCCCCCGACAGCTTCCAGGTACACGCCGGGCAAGAACTCATCGGCACCTGGGTGGTGGCCGACCGAATGGAAGACCTGACCCCCTTGTTCCAGCAGGAAGGCTGGATGAACCGCTTCCCCAAAGGGCTCATAGATCTGCTCTCCTATAAGGGCAAGATTTACAGCGTACCCGTCAACATCCATCGTTCCAACGTGATGTGGTACGTACCCGCCAAGCTGCGCGAGTGGGGCGTACAACCCCCCAAAACCTGGGCCGAGTTCCTGACGGTCTGCCAGACCCTTAAGAGCAAGGGCCTCGAGGCTCCCCTGGCCCTGGGCGAGAACTGGACCCAGCAGCACCTGTGGGAGTCGGTGGCCCTGGGGGTACTGGGTGCCAACGACTACACCAACCTCTGGAACGGCAAGCTGCGCTTCAACGACCCCAAAGTAGTAGCCGTGTGGAACACCTTTGGCCGGGTACTCGACTGCGCTAACAAAGACGCCTCGGGCCTCTCCTGGCAGCAAGCGGTAGACCGGGTTCTAGAAGGCCAGGCTGCCTTCAACATCATGGGTGACTGGGCTGCCGGCTACATGACCACCACCAAAGGCCTGAAGCCCGGCGAAGGCTTCGGCTGGGCTCCGGCACCCGGCACGGCGGGCGTATTCATGATGCTCTCCGACTCCTTCGGCCTGCCCAAAGGCGTGAAGAACCGCACCAACGTACTCAACTGGCTGCGGCTGGTCGGCTCCAAGGAAGGCCAGGACGCCTTCAACCCGCTCAAGGGTTCGATTGCCGCCCGCACCGACTCCGACCCCAGCAAGTACAACGCCTACCTGCAATCGGCCATGCGTGACTGGCGCAACAACCGCATCGTGGGCTCGCTGGTGCACGGGGCCGTAGCCCCCGAGTCCTTCATGAGCCAGTTTGGCACCGTGATGGAAATCTACCTCTCGGGCCGCAACGCCCAGGCCGCGTCCAACGCAGCCCAGGCCATCGCCACCCAGGTTCGTCTGGGCCAGTAG
- a CDS encoding sugar ABC transporter permease gives MNWFRNKDTLYGFLVILPSLILLGIFVYGFIFQTFYTSLTDWGRDPAQALSANPQIRFIGFENYRELFTGFVDARFRQDLVNTFFFTVFFILGCLGVGLGLAIVLDRSPKGEGFFRTIFLFPMSLSFIVTGTIWRWMLQPQGGVNQLPTLVGLPKGEFAWLTSREQIWQVSWNDLPFITALVVSVVLVFIAIAAFRGGERRRGYIATGSAALLLLWAFTLGRTLQPLPFDELHGFNLAFIGIILAAVWQMSGYTMALYLAGLRGIPEELREAARVDGASEWQLYQRIIFPLLAPITLSAMIILGHISLKIFDLIFAMAGADNAPTDVPALLMYLTTFRANQIAKGAAIGMILLLLVAAVIVPYLYSQLKSEVRR, from the coding sequence ATGAACTGGTTCAGAAACAAAGATACCCTCTACGGCTTCCTGGTCATCCTGCCCTCGCTGATACTGCTGGGCATTTTCGTCTACGGTTTTATCTTCCAGACCTTTTACACCTCCCTCACCGACTGGGGCCGCGACCCGGCCCAGGCCCTCTCGGCCAACCCCCAGATTCGCTTCATCGGCTTTGAAAACTACCGCGAGCTTTTCACCGGGTTTGTAGATGCGCGGTTCCGTCAGGATCTGGTCAACACCTTCTTCTTCACGGTGTTCTTCATTCTAGGCTGCCTGGGCGTGGGACTGGGGCTGGCCATTGTGCTGGATCGAAGCCCCAAAGGGGAGGGGTTTTTCCGTACCATCTTTTTGTTCCCCATGTCGCTGTCGTTCATCGTGACCGGCACCATCTGGCGCTGGATGCTACAGCCCCAGGGTGGGGTCAACCAGCTTCCTACCCTGGTGGGGCTGCCCAAGGGCGAGTTCGCCTGGCTCACCAGCCGCGAGCAGATCTGGCAGGTGAGCTGGAACGATCTGCCCTTCATCACCGCGCTGGTAGTGAGCGTGGTGCTGGTGTTTATCGCCATTGCGGCTTTCCGGGGCGGTGAACGGCGGCGGGGCTATATTGCCACTGGCTCGGCGGCCTTGCTGCTCTTGTGGGCCTTTACCCTGGGCCGCACCCTGCAACCCCTGCCCTTCGACGAGCTGCACGGCTTCAACCTGGCCTTTATAGGCATTATCCTGGCCGCCGTCTGGCAGATGTCGGGCTACACCATGGCCCTGTACCTGGCGGGGCTGCGCGGCATCCCCGAGGAACTGCGGGAGGCCGCCCGAGTAGACGGCGCCTCGGAGTGGCAGCTGTATCAGCGCATCATCTTCCCGCTGCTGGCTCCCATCACGCTCTCGGCCATGATTATTCTGGGCCACATCAGCCTGAAAATTTTCGACCTGATCTTCGCCATGGCCGGGGCCGACAACGCCCCTACCGACGTACCCGCCCTGCTCATGTACCTGACCACCTTCCGGGCCAACCAGATTGCCAAGGGGGCGGCCATTGGGATGATTCTGCTCTTGCTGGTAGCCGCCGTGATTGTGCCCTACCTGTACAGCCAGCTTAAAAGCGAGGTGCGGCGATGA
- a CDS encoding carbohydrate ABC transporter permease, with amino-acid sequence MGRVLQYAVLFVATLFFLLPVYLVIVTALKEPSAITLSSTWQLPKVWYWESFAQAWIAFLPKLQNSFFLTVIATLLSAMLGSLNGYVLAKWKFPGANIVFPLMLFGMFIPYQAVLIPLFQFVREIGLGGTLWGLILVHVVYGLPITTLIFRNYYAEIPDEMIEAGRIDGAGFFGIYSRIVFPLSVPGFVVVIIWQFTQIWNEFLFAVTLVSSPANQPITVALAQLAGGEAVKWNLPMAGALLAALPTLLVYIFLGRYFIRGLLAGSVKG; translated from the coding sequence ATTGGGCGTGTGCTTCAGTACGCGGTGCTCTTTGTGGCCACGCTGTTCTTCCTGCTGCCGGTCTACCTGGTGATCGTGACCGCGCTCAAGGAACCTTCGGCCATTACCCTGAGCAGCACCTGGCAACTACCGAAGGTCTGGTACTGGGAGAGCTTTGCCCAGGCCTGGATCGCCTTTTTGCCCAAGCTGCAAAACAGCTTTTTTCTGACCGTTATTGCTACCCTGCTCTCGGCCATGCTGGGCTCGCTGAACGGCTACGTGCTGGCCAAATGGAAATTCCCTGGGGCCAACATCGTTTTTCCCCTGATGCTCTTCGGCATGTTCATCCCCTATCAGGCCGTGCTGATACCGCTCTTTCAGTTTGTGCGCGAGATTGGGCTGGGTGGCACGCTGTGGGGCCTCATTCTGGTACACGTGGTGTACGGGCTGCCCATCACCACCCTGATCTTCCGCAACTATTACGCCGAAATCCCCGACGAGATGATCGAGGCCGGGCGCATTGATGGGGCGGGGTTTTTTGGCATCTACAGCCGCATCGTGTTCCCGCTCTCGGTGCCGGGGTTTGTGGTGGTGATCATCTGGCAGTTCACCCAGATCTGGAACGAGTTTTTGTTTGCCGTGACGCTGGTAAGCAGCCCGGCCAACCAGCCCATCACGGTAGCCCTGGCCCAGCTTGCGGGCGGCGAGGCGGTAAAGTGGAACCTGCCCATGGCGGGGGCGCTGCTGGCCGCGTTGCCCACGCTTTTGGTCTACATTTTCCTGGGGCGCTATTTCATTCGGGGGCTGTTGGCGGGGTCGGTGAAGGGGTAG
- a CDS encoding dihydrofolate reductase family protein gives MSKVFVNIALSLDGYMAPEGMTMENWDRPEYKNWGAKWGALMGWIFNQQHFLESLKLGSGGETGPVNEMLRHTAERTGAHIMGKRMFDGGERGWPEEAPFHTPVFVLTHQPRDPWVRPGGTTFYFVNEGPEQALVLAREAAGSRDIRISGGANVIQQYLNLGVVDELEIALAPVLFGGGRRLFENLQEPLPQFRIDRVLQSPTATHVRYVRL, from the coding sequence ATGAGCAAAGTATTCGTCAACATTGCCCTCAGCCTGGATGGCTACATGGCCCCCGAAGGCATGACCATGGAGAACTGGGACAGGCCCGAGTACAAGAACTGGGGTGCCAAGTGGGGTGCCCTGATGGGCTGGATTTTTAATCAGCAACACTTCCTCGAGAGTCTCAAGCTTGGCTCCGGGGGCGAAACCGGCCCCGTGAACGAGATGCTCCGCCATACCGCCGAACGCACCGGCGCTCACATCATGGGCAAGCGCATGTTCGACGGCGGCGAGCGGGGCTGGCCGGAGGAGGCCCCGTTTCACACGCCGGTATTTGTGCTCACCCACCAGCCCAGAGACCCCTGGGTGCGCCCTGGCGGCACTACCTTCTACTTTGTGAACGAGGGGCCCGAGCAAGCCCTGGTGCTGGCCAGAGAAGCCGCAGGTAGCCGGGACATCCGCATTTCCGGCGGCGCAAACGTAATCCAGCAGTACCTGAACCTGGGGGTGGTGGACGAGCTGGAGATTGCCCTGGCGCCGGTGTTGTTCGGCGGCGGGCGGCGGCTTTTTGAGAACCTGCAGGAGCCCCTCCCGCAGTTTCGCATAGACCGGGTTTTGCAGAGCCCTACCGCCACGCACGTGCGGTATGTACGTTTGTAA
- a CDS encoding DUF2200 domain-containing protein, translating to MRNLKSADERIRTMTFASVYPLYLAKVEKKGRTRAELHQVIAWLTGYGDEEILKHLEARSSLEDFFAQARLNPSARLITGVICGYRVEEIQNPLTQQVRYLDKLVDELAKGWPLEKIFRCA from the coding sequence GTGCGTAACCTCAAAAGTGCAGATGAGCGAATTCGCACGATGACGTTTGCGTCGGTGTACCCGCTTTACCTTGCTAAGGTAGAGAAGAAGGGCCGAACCAGGGCCGAGCTACACCAGGTGATTGCCTGGCTGACAGGCTACGGCGATGAAGAAATCCTGAAGCACCTCGAGGCCCGCTCGAGCCTCGAGGATTTTTTTGCCCAGGCCCGCCTGAACCCCAGCGCCCGTCTCATCACCGGCGTCATCTGCGGTTACCGGGTGGAGGAAATCCAGAACCCGCTTACCCAGCAGGTCAGGTACCTGGACAAGCTGGTGGATGAGCTGGCCAAGGGGTGGCCCCTGGAAAAAATATTCCGCTGCGCGTAG